Part of the Caulifigura coniformis genome, GGATCGGCGGTTTTGCCCGCCATGATCACCCCGTCGACCGAGTGCTGCTCCGTGCTGCGGACGGTCGCCGGCGACGACAGGGCGAGGTTCCACGACACCTGTTCTCCTTCCGGCAGGCATTTCGCCAGCGCCATCAGGACCATGATGGTGTCGTCGATATCCGGATAGAACCGGTTGTTGAATTCGAAAGCCCAACCGGAAGGCTCGACCTCCTTGTTCCGGACCGACCAGTCGCCCGGCTGACGGATCTCCTTCGACAGCAGCCACGCGATGGCCTGGCGAATCTGTGGCGAATCGGCCGGCACGCCCGCTTCGCGGAGGGCGATCACGCTGATCGCGGTATCCCACACGGGAGACCGGCAGGGCTCCAGCCAAGCCATGTCCCCTTCGCGGATCGTCAGCTTTTCGAGTTCGTGCAGAGCGGTCTTCACTTCCGGGCTGTCCTCGGAATAGCCCAGGCACTTCAGGGCGACGACGCTCCACACGATGGGAGGGAAGATCGCGCCGAGACCGTCGCTGTCGGCGAAGCGCTCTTTCATCCAGTCGGCCGCGAGCCGGATGCAGCGCTTGCGGAGCGGCATCAGCCTGAGCTTTTCGAGTCCTTTCCAGCCGCGGTCGACTCCGCGGAAGATGGCGGCCCAGTCGATGAGCGTTCTTTTTGTCATTTCGTCGAGCTGTTCGCTCTTCGCCATGACGACCGGCAGCTCTTCGGGGGATTTCAGGAACAGCTCGCGGAAGTGCTGCTCAGGTGGAAGCGTGATGCTCGGCTGGAACGCCCACAGGAGGCTCAGCGGCACGACGATCGTCCGCGACCACGACGACATCTCGTAGATGTTCAGCGGCATCCATGTGGGCAGGAGCATCAGCTCGGGCGGCACTGCAGGGCATTGCCGGTACGAGATGATCCCGAGGAGCGCGAAGTAGTAGCGTGTGAAGCTGTTGACCTTCTCGGCGCCGCCGGCGGCGCGGATCGCATCGCGCGCACGGACCATGTGCTCGGCGTTCGGATCGTCGCCAACGATCTTGAGCGCCCAGTAGGCCTTCACCGACGCGCTGATCTCCAGCAGCCCGCCGGGGAACATGGCCCATCCTCCGGTCGGCAGCTGCTGGCTGCGGATCGAATTCGCGCACGCTTTCGAGTGCTCGGACTGCCCGCGGCCGAGGTACGTCAGGAGCAGGATGTATTCCGACTCGAGGATCGTGTCTCCCTCGAGTTCGCCGATCCAGTAACCCTCGAGATGCTGGTGTTCGAGCAGCCACTCACGGGCAGACCTCACCGCAGCCTCCACCTCAAAGGCAGCGGCGTCCTGGGGGAGGGAAACGGGGTGTTGTGCTGCCATCGCCGAAGTGTCCCGGCGTCCCAGCCGGTTTGTGCCTGAATTCATTTCAGGTCCTTCCGTAAGTGGAATCCTGCCAACGAGGTGCGATCGTAGGACGGTCGGAAACCGCGCGGCAAGGTCATTTCACCGCCCGGGCGGGAAACCCCTCGATGATCGCAGCGTTTTCCGCAAGAAATCGGTCCCGCCAGGCGTAGCTGTCGAGCAGTCTCTCGATCGGCCGTCCCATCTGCACATACGCGGCCGCGAGGGCTTCAATCGTGGCCAGTCCAGCCGCCGGATCTTCAAACAGTTTCGATGTTCTGGGGTACGCCGTAACCCATCCCCCCAGGCTCCGCACCGGGACATCTGCGTAGTCCCTTTCCATGGTCGCCGCGTAGCGCCACGTCCCGTCGAGGATCAGCAGGCCCCGATCGGCATCGTCGGCCGTCAACTGCGGGCCTCCCAATCCGAGTCGGACATATCCCTCCAGCGGCTGAGGCCCGCGTTTCGGATGTTTCCAGAACACGAACCCCTCCTGCCCACGCAGCGGCTGCACGCTGCACTTGCTGCGACGCTCTTTCGGATGGACGACGATGATCGTGGTGGGGAACATTCCCCCAATTTAGCCGGCCCGCTCGCGGGCCGCCGCTCCTGCCGAGCAACAAAAGTTTCCAGCGAGACGAACCTTAAAGGCGCCCTAAAAGTCGCCGATCACTTCGCCGTTATTTCGGGTGCAGAGGGCCCACATCACCTGTTTGTCGATATTGGCGTTGAGGGCCCGCACGGAACCGTCCATCAGCAGGAAGTTCCCGCTTCCGATATGGGGCGTGACGAAGCCGCCGGGGCTGCCCGTCGGGTCGTTGAAGGCGGACTGCCGGCTGTGGGCGACGACGGCGGTAATCGTCGGCCGCCAGTTCTGGCAGGGCGCGAGGGACGGGTTGTACTGCATCGGCCGCATATCGAAGTTGAACAGCACCTCCTGTCCGGCCACGATGCCGGACCAGGCGCTGCGGACGAAGCCGCTGTGACGTTCCGCGATACCGATGGTGGAGGACGTTCCATCCGTGATGTCCCGCATGCGGACGGCCACGTTGCGGTGAAACATGCCGTTGAAGGGCTGGTGTTCGTAGCAGCCGTACAGCGGATCGCCGCCGGTCTTCGCTCCACCCAGGACGCCGACGAAGCTGGTCGAGGACGCATCTGTCATCACCGTGGGCGTCGCGGTGACGGACGGGGGATTGCCGCAGTCGTAGATCGAGATGGCCGTTGGACCCGGATCGGTGGGGCAGCGAAACACCGTCACATTCGTGTTCCGCGCCTTCGCGTTGACCGGAGCGGTCAAGGGGAGGTTCATATCGATCGTGTTGGCGAAGGTCCCCTGTTCGAGGAAGGGGAGCATGCGGGTGAAGAAGCTCCAGCCGGGGCCGAGATCGTCAGGGGCCGCAGTGCAGTTTCCGGCCGGAAGAGTCCAGTTGGGGTCGGCCAGTCGCGAGACGACGCCCGGCGGAAACGCGGTGAAGGCGTCGTGATAGTTGTGGAGCGCGAGCCCCTGCTGTTTGAGGTGGTTCTTGCACTGGGTCTTCCGGGCCGCCTCGCGCGCCTGCTGCACGGCGGGCAGGAGCAGGGCGACGAGAACTGCGATGATCGCGATCACGACCAGCAGCTCGATCAGGGTGAAGCCGCGCCGAAAGCTCGTCGTTCTTCCGGCACGCAGGTTCGGCTCGCTCATTGATCAGACTTTCATTGCCTGGGGAGACTCACAGTTCCGTCAGCGGCCCGATGCCGGCCACCGTCGTCTGCCCGAGCGGGTACTTGTCGAGCAGCTCCCGCACATCTTCGAGTGACACCGCCCGCAGGTCGGCGAGGTCGTCCTCGATCGTCCGGTATTCCTTGCGATACATCCAGTTTCCGCCGAGTGACGACAACCGGCCCATCGGCCGCTCGCCGCTGAGAACGATTCGCGAGGCCACCTTGTTCCGCGCCTGCTCCAGCTCTTCGAAGGTGATTGAGCTGCGGTTGACGTCGTTGTAGATCTCCGCGATCCGGGCGAGGTTCTCGGAGGCCGTATCCGGATTGGAGCAAAGGTAAGTCGACCAGACACCGCTCCCTTCGTAGTCGCTATAGGTCAGGTCGGCCGATTCCACGATTCCCGGGTCGACGAGGTCCCAGTACAGCCGGCTGCCGGAGTCGTCTCCGACGACAACCGACACGATGTCCGCCGCGAACCGAAGCGTGTCGGTCGCGGACGGGGCAGGGGCCATCTGCACGACGTGCTGCTGCTTCAGGTCTTTCTGCAGCAGCAGCTTGTTCGCCTGCGGCTGGGCCTCGGCGATCGCCCGGTCGGGGCGACCGGCCGCCCAGCTTCCGCAGTGCTTTTCAGCCAGTTCGACGAGCTGCTGCCAGTCGATATTGCCGGCCGCCGCCAGCAGGATGTTTCCGGCGCGGTAGCGGTCCTTGAAGTAGGCCCTCATCTGGTCGACCGTCAGAGCGGAGACCGTCCCTACCGAGCCGAGCACGCTCTGGCAGAGCGGATGCCCGGCGAAGTGTGACTCCATCGCCTTTTCGAGAATCGCGAAGGCCGGCATGTCGTCATACATGCCGATCTCTTCGAGGATCACCTGCTTCTCGGTATCGAAGTCTTCCGTCCGGAGGGCAGGCGTGAGGAGGTTGGCGAGCAGTTCGAATGTCTTCGGCAGGTACTCGGGCAGGATGGCGGCGTAGTAGAGAGTCATCTCTTCGCTGGTGGCCGCGTTGTACTGGGCTCCCAACTCGTCAAAGATCCGGTTCACGTCGTCCGGAGTGAATCGGTCGTTTCCCTTGAACGCCATGTGTTCCAGGAAGTGACTCACGCCGCTGACGGCCTCGGTCTCATCACGTGATCCGGCTCGCACAAAGAACCCCAGCGCGGTGCTGTAGGCGCGAGGATTCAGCTCCGCGATGATTTCGAGGCCGTTGGGAAGCTCGTGACGGTGAAAAGACATGGATTCGGTGAAAGGGTGTCGATGATGTCCAAGGCCCGGCTTCTGCAATCAGGTTCGGGCGTCGTTCGGGAACGTCGCTTCGCATCGCGGCCGGGAGGCCTGGCCTTCTCGGCCGCGGCTCTGCTCATTCTTGCACAATCGTCGGCTGCTGGCCTCCTCGCCGCCGATCTCCCCCGCGTTCCGCCGGGCTTTACCGTCACCCGCGTCACCACACCCGGGATGGTGCAGCATCCGACGATGGCCTGCTTCGACGACCGGGGGCGGCTCTACGTCTGCGAAAGCGCCGGGACCAACGCCAATGCGGCCGACCTCCTCAAGGATCCGCAGGACAAGATCCTCCGTCTCGAAGACACCGACGGCGACGGGACTTTCGACAAGTCGGTCGTCTTCGCCGACAAGCTGGTGTTTCCGCAGGGTGTCCTGTGGCATGAGGGCGCGGTTTACACCTGCAGCTCGCCCTATCTGTGGAAACTGAAAGACAACAACGGCGACGGAGTGTGTGACGAGCGGACCGTCCTCGTGAAGTCGTTCGGCTTCAGCGGCAACGCCGCCGACATTCACGGCCCGTTCCTCGGTCCGGAAGGACGGTTGTGGTGGTGCGATGGCCGCCACGGGCACGAAATCCGGACGGATGAAAACGGACTCGCCGGCGGCCCGGACAACGCGGTCGACATCCCGGCCAGGCCCGAACCGGGTCTTCCGAACCCGGAGGGAAAGCTACTCTCGCAGGGGAAGGCCGCCCGCATCTTCAACTGCAATCTGGATGGCAGCGACGTCCAGACGTTCTGTGGCGGCGGAATGGATAACCCCGTGGAAGTCGACTTCTGGGACACGGGGGAAGTCCTCGGGACCGTGAACCTGTTTTACGGGACCCCGCGCGGCGATTGCCTCGTTCACTGGGTCTGGGGGGGCGTCTATCCGAAGGCCGACCAGCAGGAGTGCATTGCCGAGTTCCCCCGCACGGTCGGACTGCTCGATGAAGTGGCCAACTACGGGCACGTCGCGGTCAGCGGGATGTGCAAATACCGCAGTGAACAGTTCGGCAAGGGGTGGAATCAATCCGTATTCGTGACGATGTTCAACACGCACAAGGTGGTGCGGACGACGCTGGAACGGTCGGGTTCGACGTTCAAGGCGACGGGGCACGAAGACTTCGTGGTGTTTGATGATCCCGATTCGCATCCGACCGACGTGCTGGAGGACGCTGATGGGAGCCTGCTGGTGGTCGATACCGGGGGATGGTTCCGGATCGGCTGCCCGGCCTCACAGGTGGCGAAGCCGCAGATTGGCGGGGCGATTTATCGGATTCGGAAGGACGGGGCACACCAGATTGATGATCCGTATGGTCGTTTGATTGATGTCGCCAATGCACCCATCGAGAGTTTGTTGGATCTCACAACAGATCCCCGGCCAAATGTTGTTCGTTCGGCCCTGGCACGTCTCCGTAAGCAGTCTCTGACAAGCAATTGGACAAGATTGAAAGGGGAGCATCGCCGCCGGTATATCGAGCTTGAATGGGCCGGATGGATTTCGAAGCACGGGTTGCTTAGCCGAGAGGCGGATGAAGTACTTCAGGAAGCTCTTCTTGGTCCGGACCTTGCATTGCGACGGCGGGCGATTGAGTCGATCGTCCGATACGAAGGGCTCACTCCAATTGATGCGATTCGACCGCATTTTCGACATCGATACCTTGCAGCCATCTCGGCCTCCCTCTCCTCCGGCCCTGTTGATCGAGCGATTGAGCACGCTGCTACGTTCGCGTTTGCACGCGTCTATGCTCAGGGAAGCCCCGTCGGTTATCTATCCCATCAGAATCCAATTGTTCAGCGAGTCGCTTTACTAGCTGCCGATGAGTTCCCCTATGCCGCCGCAAAGGTGCCTGAACTCAAGCCCGAGGACGTCATTCCGCTCCTAGGCACTTCTGACGCCGACCTCCAGCGCACCGTCTTTGACGTCATCTCCCGCCGCGAAGGCTGGGCCGCCGGCGTTGTCGACCTCATTGCCCAATGGCTCAGCGAACCATCCCTCTCGGACGACCGCCGTGCGATCATCCGCCGCTTCCTCGCCGAACGCGCCGGCGAATCGTCCGTCCAGACGCTCATTGCCTCGCAACTCGCTCGCGCAGACCTTTCCGCCGACGCCCGGCAGACTCTCCTCGAGGCCGTTGTGGATGCGAAAGTGCCAGCGATTCCCTCGCCCTGGGTCAGCGGGTTGCTGGACGCGCTCAAAGCCGACGGCCCGGCCCGGCGTCTGGCCATTGCGGCAGCGCTTCGACACAAGATTCCTGATCTGTCGCCGGCGCTGGATGCCCTGGCTGAGGACGAAACGATTCCCTCCGACCTGCGGATTGCCGCCATGGACGTGCAGAACGTCCGCGACCAGCAGCCGCTGGCCGACGCACGTTTCCAGTTCCTTCGCACGCAGCTCGACAGTGACGCGGACCCCGTCCTCACCGCCACCGCCGCCCGCGTGTTGGCGGATTCTCCGCTCTCGCGCGACCAGTTGATCGCCCTGGCCCCGGCTTTCGATGGGGATCACTCCCTTCTGGCCCCGACGTTGCTCCGCGCGTATGCGAACCTCAAGGATTCCGCTGTGGCGATGGCCCTGCTGAACCAGCTCAACCTCGCGGGCGATTCCCTGATCCTGCCGGGCGCTGATCTCGCCCGTGTGTTCAGCACGGCCCCGGCCGACGTCCAGAAGCAGGCCGCCCCGCTGCTTGCGGCGCACGGCCTCGATCCCGCGAAGCAGGCGGCCAAGCTCGCCGAGCTGACTGACGCGACGAAGACCGGCAATGCCCGCAACGGCCGCGACGTCTTCTTCAGCAACAAAGCCCTCTGCAGCCGCTGCCACCGGGTGAACAACCAGGGCGAAACCATCGGCCCCGATCTCTCCATGGTCGGCGCCATCCGCCAGCACCACGAACTTGTGGAAGCCGTCGTCGAGCCGAGCGCCAGCTTCGTCCGCAGCTACCGCCCGGTGGTCCTCGCGACATCTGATGGCAAGGTCCACACCGGCGTCATCGCCAGCGAAACGTCGACCGAGATCACGCTGCGGACGGCCGACTTCGCCGAGCTGCGGATTCCCCGCAGCGAAGTCGAGACGTTCAAGGAGGCCGACCTGTCGATCATGCCAGCGGGGGTTGAGACGCGACTGACGCAGACGGAGCTGGCGGACCTGATCGCTTACCTGGCGTCGCTGAAAGAGCGGAAGCCGTAAGGCTCGCTGGAGGGCTCGCCACGGAGAAGAGAGACCTCACCGGCGGCCGTTCAAGTCGCCGGTTTTTGTGTGGCCTGAGCGGGCCGTGAAAATGTGCCTCGAATCGTGCCACGGCCTGGCTTCGACGTCCTTCGCGATGATCTCTTCGTCCTGGAGGCGGGCTGTAATTCCTACAAAAGGCCGGGGCCGATGTTGAAACTCTGCCAACCCCTGTTGACGGTCTGGGCGGAATGGTGAAAATCCGCCCGCGCCCGGGGTTCATCCTCGAGTCAGTCTCGGCCGACGTTCGTTGGCCGACTGATCCTGAACCCGGTCCTGCCTCCCCTCCCACCTGTTTCAGCGGCATCCCGTCATCCCGCCGTGACCCAAGCCGGCGAGCGCGGCACTGTTCCGATTCGAACACCCGCCAGGATGGCGCCGACAGTTTATGCAACGGACTCGTTCGACTTCCGCCACCGTCAACCTGCGGCGTCTCTTCCCGTCGGCCAGTTTCGTCGGCTGCGCGGAAATGGCAGTCTCGCAGGCGACTGAAGACAGTCGCCAGTGCACTCCCGGCTGCCTCTTCGCGGCCATCCCCGGCACCCGGCAGAATGGTCAGGAGTTTGTCGACGACGCGCTGGCCCGCGGGGCCGCCGTCGTCCTCACCTCTCAGCCGCTCGCTCGCGTCCGGGTCAACCAGTGCATCGTCGGCGACGTCCGCGCCGCCTATTCCGAGCTTTGCCAGGCCCTCGCCGGTCTTCCCGCCCGCCGCCTGGGGATCGTCGGGGTGACGGGGACCAACGGGAAAACAACAACCACCTGGCTCGTCCGCGCCATCCTCGAGGCAAATCGCAAACACACCGGGCTGCTGGGCACTGTCGAATACAGCGACGGCATCAACAGCGAACCGGCCACGCTCACGACTCCCGACTCGAAGTCGCTGGCCAACTGGCTCGAGTCGATGGTGGCCAGCAAGACCCCGTATGCGGCGATCGAACTCTCCAGTCACGCCCTGCAGCTCAGCCGCGCGGCAGGCATTCATCTCGACGTCGCCACCGTTACGAACATCACCCGCGATCACTTCGATTTCCATGGCTCGTTCGAGAACTACAAGACCTCGAAATCGCGGATGCTGTGGATGGTGAAGCGGGGCGGGCTGGTCGTGCTCAATGCCGACGACCCCGGCTCCGCGTCCCTGGCGGAAGTCGTCCCTTCGTCCTCACGATTGATGACGTTCGGAATCGAGAATCCGGCCGACGTCGTCGGCCGCATCATCGAGCAGTCGAACATCGGCAGCCGCTTCGTCGTCGAGCACGGAGCGGAAGAATTCGAGTTTTTCACGCCGCTCATCGGCCGTCACAACATCGAGAACTGCCTGGCCGCGATTGCCTCCTGCCGGCACTTCGGCCTGTCGCTCGATTCCATGGCGGATGGGATCAACACGCTTTCGACCGTGCCCGGCCGGCTGGAGCTGATCGAAGGCCGGCAGCCGTTCCGAGTCTTTGTCGACTACGCCCACACGGATGACGCGCTTCGAAATGTGATCAAGGCCGTCCGCCCCACGACGCGCGGCCGCGTCATCGTCGTTTTCGGAGCCGGCGGCGACCGTGACGTCGAAAAGCGTCCGCTGATGGGGCAGGCGGCGAGCACGGCCGACCTGTGCGTCGTCACGAGCGACAATCCCCGCTCGGAAGACCCCGACCAGATCATCGCACAGATTGTCGCCGGCATTCCGGCCCACACGAAGAAGCACATCGAGGTCGATCGCGAGACGGCAATCGCCTGGGCGATCCGCCACGCCAAGCCCGGCGACACCGTTCTCGTGTGCGGCAAAGGCCACGAGCGCGTGCAGGTCATCGGGACCGAGCGAGTCCCCTTCGACGACGCGGCCGCCTGCCGGCAGCATTTGTTCCACTATCGCATCCCGAAGAGAGCCGCCTCCTGATCGCAGGCCGGCTTCCGGGGTGAAGCCGGCGCTTCCCTCCAGGTCCCGTTTGCAATGCCAGTCGCAACCTTTCACGACCTGATCGTCGCCGCCGGCGGACGGCCTTCGGGCGAGGTGCGTCCAGGCGACCTGATCGGCAAGGTTCGGACGGATTCGCGGCTGGTCTCGCCAGGCGACCTGTTCTGGGCACTCCCCGGGACAGCCATGAACGGACACGACTTCGTCGGCGAAGCCTTCCGTCGCGGGGCGGCCTGCTGCGTCGTCGAGGACGACCGCGCGCCGTTCGAGGGATATCCCCGCATCGTCGTCAACGACTCGCTTACGGCGCTGGCAAAGTTCGCACACGCTCATCGCCGCGCGTGCGACGCCATGGTGATCGCCGTGACGGGCAGCGTCGGCAAGACGACGACCCGCAACATGCTCCACAGCGTGCTGAGCGCCCGATTCAGCGGATCGCAAAGCCCGGCCAACTTCAATAACCACGTCGGTGTGCCGCTCAGCCTGCTCGAGATCTCTCCCCAGCACGAATTTGCTGTGATCGAGATGGGCGCTTCAGGCGTCGGCGAGATCGCAGACCTGGCTCGGATCGCCGCCCCGGAAGCGGCCATCATGACCTCCGTCGCCCCGTCACACCTGGAAAAGTTTGGTTCGCTCGACGCCATCGAACAGGCGAAGGGGGAACTGGTCGAAGCGATTCCCCACGACGGGTTCGTCGTTCTCAACGGGGACGACGCCCGTGTTCGATCGATGAGCGCCCGCGCGAACTGCCGCGTGATCCTCGTCGGCGAAGGGACCCACAACGACCTGCGGCCCGAACGCGTCCACGCCTTGAACGACCTGTTATTGATCACGGTGAGCGGCGTTGAATTTCAGCTCCCAGCGATCGGCCGCCATCACGTCCTCGCGGCGCTCGCGTGCATCGCGGTGGCGCGAGAGATCGGGCTCTCTGACGCCGAGATCGATCGCGGCCTGAAGCAGTTCCAGCCTGTCGGCGGTCGCTCGCGGAAGCTCGACGTCGGCCCCTGGACGATCATTGATGACACCTACAACGCCAGCCCCGCATCCATGGCCGCGGCCTGCGAGTCGCTGAGGAACTGGCAGACAGCCGGGCGGAAGTGGCTCGTTCTGGGAGACATGCTGGAACTCGGTGCCGACAGCGCCGCGTTCCATCGACAGCTTGGCGACCTCGCCGCCCGCTCACAGATTGATGGCGTGATCGCCACCGGGGAATTCGCCGGCGACGTCATCTCCGCCGCACGCGCGGCTGGAATGCAGGGCGGTCAACTCGCCATCTGCCGCGATCTTTCCACTGTGCTGCTGCATCTCGACTGCTGGCTCGCCCCGGGCGATGTGGCGCTTGTGAAGGGATCGCGCGGCATGCGGATGGAGCAGGTCATCGAACAACTCAAGTCGCGGGCGGAAGAAACGCCGTTGCAGAGGCGTCTCGCTGCCTGATCTCCAGATCCTTCCTCCCTTTGCAGATTCCTGGTGTGTTGCCCACAAGTCCGATCCTGCCGAGTGCGAGGGTTCGCGGGAATCCGAAGCACCGTCCCTGAGGCGTCCGGGACGGAGGCATCAAGGCATTTTTCGGAGTGACCTCCTGGGTCGGTCACTCCGTACGCCGCTTCCCGGCAGGATCGGATTGTGATTTCGCGTGTGATTGTCCTTGCCCGGGCCCGGCGTGCCCTCCACCACGCCGGGCTTTCTTCGTTTGGCGGCGCTGATCTCTTCCTTTCCTTCCTTGCCTTCTGTTCAATTCTCCGCGCCGAAGGCTCACTCTTCTGTCCTTTTACGCGTATTGAATCTTCATGCTCCTGTGGCTGCTGCGGTCTCTTGCCCCGGCTGGTGAACAATCGGCGCCGTTCCTGACGCTGCGCATCGCGGCGGCGGCGATCCTGTCGTTCACGGCCGCCGTCGCTCTCGGGCCGTTCGCCATCCGCTGGCTGCGTCGCAGAAAAATCGGCGAGCGCATCGACAGCCCCTCCGAAACGCTGAATCAGCTTCATGCCGGGAAGAAAGACACCCCGACCATGGGTGGCCTGTTCGTCCTCGCAGCCGTGATCGCGGCCGCGTTACTCTGCGGCGATCCGTCCAGCGGCCTCTTGTGGCTCGGACTGCTGGCGGCGTTCTCCTTCGGCGTGATCGGCATCGTTGATGACTACACGAAGCTCACGACGAGCCGCCGGGGCATGTCGGCCCGCGTGAAGCTGCTGGCACTGACCCTCGTCTCCATCAATCTGGGTGTCGGGCTGACCCTCCTCAGCACGCTCCCGGAACTCGGCTCCGGTCCGGCCGATCTCGAGCAACTGGCCGTCACCTGGCAGGTCCCCACGCTCTCCTTCATGCTGGCCGGAACTCTCTGGCGCGCCTTTGTGCTGATCGCCAGCACCAACGCCGTCAACCTGACGGATGGCCTGGATGGGCTCGCGGCCGGTTGCGTCGTCTGCGCCGGAACGGCCCTGTCCGCGCTCGCATATCTGTCCGGCCACCGCATCATGGCTGCGCATCTCGCGATTCCCCATGTCATCGGCGCGGGCGAGCTCGCGGTGTTGGGGGCGGCCATGGTCGGAGCGACGCTCGGCTTCCTGTGGTTCAATGCATCCCCCGCGCAGGTGTTCATGGGGGACGCCGGCTCGCTCCCGCTGGGTGGCCTGCTCGCTTTTATTGCCCTCGCCATCAGGCAGGAATGGCTTCTCGCATTGATTGGAGGCGTGTTCGTTGCCGAGACGCTCAGCGTGATCCTGCAGGTCGGCAGCTTCAAACTGACCGGTCGGCGGATCTTTGCCTGCAGTCCGCTCCACCATCACTTCCAGTTTCGCGGCATGCCCGAAACGAGAATCGTGATCCGGTTCTGGATCGTCGCCGCCCTTTTGGCGATCGCCGGGATGGCGACGGTCCTGTTCTGACCGCCAACCGGCCTTCAGTTCAATTCTTCAGCAGGTGCTTGTCGAACCAGTCGGCGATCAGAGACCAGTCGTCGGCGAGGGTGGCCCAGCCGTGCCCGGCGCCCGGACGGGCGATGATTTCGGCGGTTCGCTTTTCGTCTTCCATCTTCTTCCTGAACAGCTCCGCCTGCTGGAACGGCACGAGGAAGTCGGCGTCGCCGTGAATGATCAGGGCCGGCGGGTCATCGGCGGACACGTGATTCACCGGAGAGATCGCCTTCGCGATCGTCAGGATCTCGTCCTCGTCGGTGATCCGCTCGAACGTGCCGGCTCCGGGAAACCCTCCTTGAATCGGCACGAACTTGTGGAAATCGAACGGTGCGCGGAAGTCCT contains:
- a CDS encoding terpene cyclase/mutase family protein, translated to MNSGTNRLGRRDTSAMAAQHPVSLPQDAAAFEVEAAVRSAREWLLEHQHLEGYWIGELEGDTILESEYILLLTYLGRGQSEHSKACANSIRSQQLPTGGWAMFPGGLLEISASVKAYWALKIVGDDPNAEHMVRARDAIRAAGGAEKVNSFTRYYFALLGIISYRQCPAVPPELMLLPTWMPLNIYEMSSWSRTIVVPLSLLWAFQPSITLPPEQHFRELFLKSPEELPVVMAKSEQLDEMTKRTLIDWAAIFRGVDRGWKGLEKLRLMPLRKRCIRLAADWMKERFADSDGLGAIFPPIVWSVVALKCLGYSEDSPEVKTALHELEKLTIREGDMAWLEPCRSPVWDTAISVIALREAGVPADSPQIRQAIAWLLSKEIRQPGDWSVRNKEVEPSGWAFEFNNRFYPDIDDTIMVLMALAKCLPEGEQVSWNLALSSPATVRSTEQHSVDGVIMAGKTADPRHILANLDTSQPILDAMRRGINWILSMQSKNGGWGAFDADNTRELLTRVPFADHNAMIDPPTADITARTLEMFGRCGGSLSLEPLAEALEFVWKTQEKDGAWYGRWGVNYLYGTWQVLVGLEAIGVPHTDPRMQHGVQWLKKTQQSDGGWGETARSYDDPSLRGQGPTTASQTAWALMGLLAAGEAGSLTVQRGIRYLTETLRPDGTWDEDEFTGTGFPRVFYLKYHLYRHYFPLMALGRYARMCHGAALTTTEDDLAAA
- a CDS encoding DTW domain-containing protein, yielding MFPTTIIVVHPKERRSKCSVQPLRGQEGFVFWKHPKRGPQPLEGYVRLGLGGPQLTADDADRGLLILDGTWRYAATMERDYADVPVRSLGGWVTAYPRTSKLFEDPAAGLATIEALAAAYVQMGRPIERLLDSYAWRDRFLAENAAIIEGFPARAVK
- a CDS encoding DUF1559 domain-containing protein is translated as MSEPNLRAGRTTSFRRGFTLIELLVVIAIIAVLVALLLPAVQQAREAARKTQCKNHLKQQGLALHNYHDAFTAFPPGVVSRLADPNWTLPAGNCTAAPDDLGPGWSFFTRMLPFLEQGTFANTIDMNLPLTAPVNAKARNTNVTVFRCPTDPGPTAISIYDCGNPPSVTATPTVMTDASSTSFVGVLGGAKTGGDPLYGCYEHQPFNGMFHRNVAVRMRDITDGTSSTIGIAERHSGFVRSAWSGIVAGQEVLFNFDMRPMQYNPSLAPCQNWRPTITAVVAHSRQSAFNDPTGSPGGFVTPHIGSGNFLLMDGSVRALNANIDKQVMWALCTRNNGEVIGDF
- a CDS encoding M16 family metallopeptidase produces the protein MSFHRHELPNGLEIIAELNPRAYSTALGFFVRAGSRDETEAVSGVSHFLEHMAFKGNDRFTPDDVNRIFDELGAQYNAATSEEMTLYYAAILPEYLPKTFELLANLLTPALRTEDFDTEKQVILEEIGMYDDMPAFAILEKAMESHFAGHPLCQSVLGSVGTVSALTVDQMRAYFKDRYRAGNILLAAAGNIDWQQLVELAEKHCGSWAAGRPDRAIAEAQPQANKLLLQKDLKQQHVVQMAPAPSATDTLRFAADIVSVVVGDDSGSRLYWDLVDPGIVESADLTYSDYEGSGVWSTYLCSNPDTASENLARIAEIYNDVNRSSITFEELEQARNKVASRIVLSGERPMGRLSSLGGNWMYRKEYRTIEDDLADLRAVSLEDVRELLDKYPLGQTTVAGIGPLTEL
- a CDS encoding PVC-type heme-binding CxxCH protein, whose amino-acid sequence is MMSKARLLQSGSGVVRERRFASRPGGLAFSAAALLILAQSSAAGLLAADLPRVPPGFTVTRVTTPGMVQHPTMACFDDRGRLYVCESAGTNANAADLLKDPQDKILRLEDTDGDGTFDKSVVFADKLVFPQGVLWHEGAVYTCSSPYLWKLKDNNGDGVCDERTVLVKSFGFSGNAADIHGPFLGPEGRLWWCDGRHGHEIRTDENGLAGGPDNAVDIPARPEPGLPNPEGKLLSQGKAARIFNCNLDGSDVQTFCGGGMDNPVEVDFWDTGEVLGTVNLFYGTPRGDCLVHWVWGGVYPKADQQECIAEFPRTVGLLDEVANYGHVAVSGMCKYRSEQFGKGWNQSVFVTMFNTHKVVRTTLERSGSTFKATGHEDFVVFDDPDSHPTDVLEDADGSLLVVDTGGWFRIGCPASQVAKPQIGGAIYRIRKDGAHQIDDPYGRLIDVANAPIESLLDLTTDPRPNVVRSALARLRKQSLTSNWTRLKGEHRRRYIELEWAGWISKHGLLSREADEVLQEALLGPDLALRRRAIESIVRYEGLTPIDAIRPHFRHRYLAAISASLSSGPVDRAIEHAATFAFARVYAQGSPVGYLSHQNPIVQRVALLAADEFPYAAAKVPELKPEDVIPLLGTSDADLQRTVFDVISRREGWAAGVVDLIAQWLSEPSLSDDRRAIIRRFLAERAGESSVQTLIASQLARADLSADARQTLLEAVVDAKVPAIPSPWVSGLLDALKADGPARRLAIAAALRHKIPDLSPALDALAEDETIPSDLRIAAMDVQNVRDQQPLADARFQFLRTQLDSDADPVLTATAARVLADSPLSRDQLIALAPAFDGDHSLLAPTLLRAYANLKDSAVAMALLNQLNLAGDSLILPGADLARVFSTAPADVQKQAAPLLAAHGLDPAKQAAKLAELTDATKTGNARNGRDVFFSNKALCSRCHRVNNQGETIGPDLSMVGAIRQHHELVEAVVEPSASFVRSYRPVVLATSDGKVHTGVIASETSTEITLRTADFAELRIPRSEVETFKEADLSIMPAGVETRLTQTELADLIAYLASLKERKP